The following coding sequences lie in one Arcobacter sp. F2176 genomic window:
- a CDS encoding acyltransferase, with protein MILEKSFFRNNFDFIRLFAAFQVMIMHSIGYLKLDQIPKNIVEFLSLFPGVPIFFVMSGFLISASYERDNNIWKYTKNRVLRIYPALWVSLVIAIITMYIFFENSVSFATSIKWFFARATFLQFYHNNIFNDYGMGNLNGTLWTIFIELQFYVLVPILYGLFKNNLSKTLVILFFISFSVNLVFKNLDSTSFIVKLVFITILPYLYMFLFGVFIQKNYWIIQKLLKGKFVYLITLYLVFGYICIIYCLIPKDYYYSILVFLLVPLIFSLAYSKVNFNLITLKNDISYGIYIYHLVIINIFIEINLVGDIKYLFLLIILTIFISTLSWKFIEKPSLKLKDTVLLKRVSR; from the coding sequence TTGATACTAGAAAAGAGTTTTTTTAGAAATAATTTTGATTTTATAAGACTTTTTGCTGCATTTCAAGTGATGATTATGCATTCTATTGGATATTTAAAATTAGATCAAATACCTAAAAATATTGTCGAATTTTTAAGTTTATTTCCCGGTGTACCAATATTTTTTGTTATGAGTGGATTTTTAATTTCAGCTTCTTATGAAAGAGATAATAATATTTGGAAATATACAAAAAATAGGGTCTTGAGAATTTATCCAGCTCTTTGGGTTAGTTTAGTTATAGCTATTATTACAATGTATATATTTTTTGAAAACAGTGTTTCTTTTGCTACAAGTATAAAATGGTTTTTTGCAAGAGCAACTTTTTTACAATTTTATCATAATAATATTTTCAATGATTATGGAATGGGTAATTTAAATGGTACTTTGTGGACAATTTTTATTGAATTACAATTTTATGTTTTGGTACCAATCTTATATGGTTTATTTAAAAATAATTTATCAAAAACTCTAGTGATTTTATTTTTTATTTCATTTTCTGTTAATTTAGTTTTTAAAAATTTAGATTCAACATCTTTTATAGTTAAACTAGTTTTTATAACTATATTGCCTTATTTATATATGTTTTTATTTGGAGTATTCATTCAAAAAAACTATTGGATTATTCAAAAACTATTAAAAGGTAAATTTGTATACCTTATTACTTTATATTTAGTTTTTGGATATATTTGTATTATTTACTGTTTAATCCCAAAAGATTATTATTATTCAATTTTAGTATTTTTATTGGTACCTTTAATTTTTTCATTAGCATATTCAAAAGTCAATTTTAATTTAATTACATTAAAAAATGATATATCGTATGGAATATATATTTATCATTTAGTTATAATAAATATTTTTATTGAAATTAATTTAGTAGGTGACATTAAATACTTATTTTTACTAATTATTCTTACTATTTTTATTTCAACTTTATCTTGGAAATTTATTGAAAAACCTTCTTTAAAGTTAAAAGATACAGTTTTATTAAAACGAGTTAGTAGATGA
- a CDS encoding glycosyltransferase family 4 protein: MKKILYIINVDWFFVSHFLPVGLEGLKRDYEVHIACGITEKKEYLESLGFVVHSLSISRSGMSIKTELKTIVEMYKIIKSINPQILEFFTIKPILYGGIASRFFLIPTKVFYITGLGYVFITKGLKGFFTRNLVKTLYKIAINGKNNSIITENIYDKELIKSLNAVNDAQIGTIRGAGVDLSQYGYKKENVENIKVSMVCRLLRDKGIFEYVSAVKILKQKFPNIEFELYGDIDIDNPASLTIEDIKKIKEEGFVNVYGFTNNVASVFSDSNIIVLPSYREGLPKVLIEAAACGRAVVTTDVPGCRDAIEPDVTGLLCKVRNSESLAQMIEKLIIDENLRNSMGKAGRELAEKEFDIKKVVKKHFEIYEKNV, from the coding sequence ATGAAAAAAATACTTTATATAATAAATGTTGATTGGTTTTTTGTATCTCATTTTTTACCTGTTGGGTTGGAAGGACTAAAAAGAGACTATGAAGTTCATATTGCTTGTGGAATAACTGAAAAAAAAGAGTATTTAGAAAGTTTAGGATTTGTAGTTCATTCATTATCTATATCAAGAAGTGGTATGAGTATAAAAACTGAATTGAAAACAATAGTTGAAATGTATAAGATAATAAAATCTATTAATCCGCAAATATTGGAGTTTTTTACTATTAAACCTATTCTTTATGGAGGAATAGCTTCAAGATTTTTTTTAATTCCAACAAAAGTTTTTTATATAACTGGACTTGGTTATGTTTTTATTACGAAAGGATTAAAAGGTTTTTTTACAAGGAATTTAGTAAAAACTTTGTACAAAATAGCAATAAATGGTAAAAATAATTCAATTATAACTGAAAATATTTATGATAAAGAACTTATAAAAAGTCTAAATGCTGTTAATGATGCTCAAATTGGGACTATTAGAGGTGCAGGAGTTGATTTGTCCCAATATGGTTATAAAAAAGAAAATGTTGAGAATATAAAAGTTTCTATGGTTTGCCGACTTTTAAGAGATAAAGGTATTTTTGAGTATGTTAGCGCTGTAAAAATCTTAAAACAAAAATTTCCAAATATAGAATTTGAACTATATGGGGATATAGATATTGATAATCCAGCAAGTTTAACTATTGAAGATATTAAAAAGATAAAAGAAGAAGGTTTTGTAAATGTATATGGATTTACAAATAATGTTGCAAGTGTATTTTCAGATTCAAATATAATAGTTCTTCCTTCTTATCGAGAAGGTTTACCAAAAGTTCTTATTGAAGCTGCTGCTTGTGGTAGAGCAGTAGTCACTACAGATGTACCTGGTTGTCGTGATGCTATTGAGCCTGATGTTACAGGACTTTTATGTAAAGTAAGAAATTCTGAATCACTGGCTCAAATGATTGAAAAACTGATAATAGATGAAAACTTAAGAAATAGTATGGGAAAAGCTGGTAGAGAATTAGCAGAAAAAGAGTTTGATATAAAAAAAGTTGTAAAAAAACATTTTGAGATATATGAGAAAAATGTATGA
- a CDS encoding glycosyltransferase family 2 protein yields MFTINNIDIFLLSYNRKEYILSMIKSLKKQTIELKEIVILDNGSSDGTQEAILSLNDKSIKLFSNEKNNGSLWNFQRAQNYANKEYVILLHDDDILHPKYFEYVLKTINEKPYINLICSGMKSTNKPSFFDFKDYSYNPRIFEKLSDFAALIYAGFPLNFSTAVYKTKNFKNSKIDFETYGKIADRPLVYDCAKDGNIALFKGQYIQYRVHTSQDSKDNSSGPFYNQTISLHKKYYNIIFSGNSSFISKIIFYINFYKYCYWEYNNFINKDFSFQEYISLLHKELKISYFELKVSKILFYLRVYYFYKIYRASRRYLGEYS; encoded by the coding sequence GTGTTTACAATAAATAACATTGATATTTTTTTACTTTCATATAATAGAAAAGAATATATTTTATCTATGATTAAATCTTTAAAAAAACAAACTATAGAATTAAAAGAGATAGTTATTTTAGATAATGGGAGTTCTGATGGAACACAAGAAGCAATTCTTAGTTTAAATGATAAAAGTATTAAATTATTTTCAAATGAAAAAAACAATGGCTCTCTTTGGAATTTTCAAAGAGCACAAAATTATGCAAATAAAGAGTATGTAATATTACTACATGATGATGATATCCTTCATCCTAAATATTTTGAATATGTATTAAAAACAATAAATGAAAAGCCTTATATAAATTTAATTTGTAGTGGAATGAAAAGTACAAATAAACCTTCTTTTTTTGATTTTAAAGATTATTCATATAATCCAAGAATTTTTGAAAAACTATCTGATTTTGCAGCCTTAATTTATGCTGGCTTTCCTTTAAATTTTTCAACAGCAGTTTACAAAACTAAAAATTTTAAGAACTCGAAAATTGATTTTGAAACTTATGGGAAAATAGCAGATAGACCTTTAGTATATGATTGTGCAAAAGATGGTAATATAGCACTTTTTAAAGGACAATATATTCAATATCGTGTTCATACCAGTCAAGATAGTAAAGATAATAGTTCAGGACCTTTTTATAATCAGACAATTTCTTTACACAAAAAATATTATAATATTATATTTAGTGGAAATAGTTCTTTTATTTCAAAAATAATTTTTTATATTAATTTTTACAAATATTGTTATTGGGAATATAATAATTTTATAAATAAAGATTTTTCTTTTCAAGAGTATATTTCTTTGCTTCATAAAGAGTTGAAAATATCTTATTTTGAATTAAAAGTAAGCAAAATATTATTTTATCTAAGGGTATATTATTTTTATAAGATATATAGAGCAAGCAGAAGATACTTAGGAGAATATTCTTGA
- a CDS encoding glycosyltransferase family 10 domain-containing protein encodes MKAIAICSNIPVFWNNKVLDKEHCKKYFGASWFPIFADLVKELNYDVLSGDIALKMINENKIDATNILIIQELNSKHGKELFKLGAKAFILMAAESPLFSYFFYDNLNRISRPFMFKALFDGSFKIINQKIDNNKNSQFYFPSYSLKDISYNKDWNSRKFIIMIAANKGGFSPIPKDAIKNKIIWIIHRIYKVISNSFKTAQKNELHSKRLKFIKYFAKKNVLKLYGTNWKEFERFEKKDREELKEIILKLNPKFIDNKILTLSEYKFAICFENISMEGYITEKIIHCFISGIIPLYLGATNIEKYIPKNCYIDLRDFNDIEKLEKYLLTLDELKAKEYINNGKEFLSSEEGKKYSYESFASKIVEKVEEYSVYNK; translated from the coding sequence ATGAAAGCTATTGCTATTTGTTCAAATATTCCTGTTTTTTGGAATAATAAAGTTTTAGATAAAGAACATTGTAAAAAATATTTTGGAGCAAGTTGGTTCCCTATTTTTGCTGATTTGGTAAAAGAATTAAATTATGATGTTTTAAGTGGTGATATTGCATTAAAAATGATTAATGAAAATAAAATAGATGCTACTAATATTTTAATAATTCAAGAATTAAATTCTAAACATGGTAAAGAGTTATTTAAACTAGGTGCAAAAGCATTTATTTTGATGGCAGCAGAATCTCCATTATTTAGTTATTTTTTTTATGATAATTTAAATAGAATATCTAGACCTTTTATGTTCAAGGCTTTATTTGATGGCTCATTTAAAATAATAAATCAAAAAATTGATAATAATAAAAATAGTCAATTTTATTTTCCTTCTTATTCTTTGAAAGATATTTCATATAATAAAGATTGGAATAGTAGAAAATTTATAATTATGATTGCTGCAAATAAAGGAGGTTTTTCTCCCATACCAAAAGATGCTATTAAAAATAAAATAATATGGATTATTCATAGAATATATAAAGTTATTTCAAACTCTTTTAAAACAGCACAAAAGAATGAACTCCACTCAAAAAGATTAAAATTTATAAAATATTTTGCAAAAAAGAATGTGTTAAAACTATATGGCACTAATTGGAAAGAGTTTGAAAGATTTGAGAAAAAAGATAGAGAGGAATTAAAAGAAATAATTTTGAAGTTAAATCCAAAATTTATAGATAATAAAATTTTAACTTTATCAGAGTATAAGTTTGCAATTTGCTTTGAAAATATATCCATGGAAGGCTATATCACAGAAAAAATTATCCATTGTTTCATATCTGGAATAATACCTTTATATCTGGGTGCAACAAATATAGAAAAGTATATTCCCAAAAATTGTTATATTGATTTAAGAGACTTTAATGATATTGAAAAGCTTGAAAAATATTTACTAACTTTAGATGAGTTAAAGGCAAAAGAGTACATAAATAATGGAAAAGAATTTTTAAGCAGTGAAGAAGGAAAAAAATATTCTTATGAATCATTTGCTTCTAAAATTGTTGAGAAAGTAGAGGAATATAGTGTTTACAATAAATAA
- a CDS encoding glycosyltransferase family 2 protein: protein MNKLTIYIPTYNRAESVLKQLNLIKTINNDNITVIVSDNCSTDRIGYEKVKAFCLNNNILYIKNFVNVGADANIFNGFIVSQNSKYIWILSDDDLLKKDAVERVLEILNNNNFDLLFFTFHYIENLSYATWNQADLYNKNIKISDGSGLISNVIYKSDFIKESIPIGFQHIYTCFAHLAILIDSFYNKTAEIGRIGSSSFFVPETNLPPAISASYSKSYFGFVLLAELFEDKLKKEFIIEWSKFKNLRHWFIKKRDKIASQNSIYAKAYISNYSFFFKFKLLIWYFLTPLFLVLKKYKNR, encoded by the coding sequence ATGAATAAGTTAACAATATATATTCCAACATATAATCGTGCAGAATCTGTGTTGAAACAACTTAATTTAATAAAAACAATTAATAATGATAATATAACTGTGATTGTAAGTGATAATTGTTCAACTGATAGAATAGGTTATGAGAAAGTAAAAGCATTTTGTCTTAATAATAACATTTTATATATAAAAAATTTTGTAAATGTTGGTGCTGATGCAAATATATTTAATGGATTTATAGTTTCACAAAACTCTAAATACATTTGGATATTAAGTGATGACGATTTACTAAAAAAAGATGCAGTTGAAAGAGTACTAGAAATCTTAAATAATAATAATTTCGATTTATTATTTTTTACATTTCATTATATAGAAAATCTTAGTTATGCTACTTGGAATCAAGCTGATTTATATAATAAAAATATAAAAATTTCTGATGGTAGTGGATTAATTAGTAATGTCATATATAAAAGTGATTTTATAAAAGAATCTATCCCTATTGGATTTCAACATATTTACACTTGCTTTGCACATTTAGCGATATTGATAGATTCTTTTTATAATAAAACTGCAGAGATTGGGAGGATTGGATCTTCTTCTTTTTTTGTGCCAGAAACTAACTTACCTCCTGCAATAAGTGCTTCTTATAGTAAAAGTTATTTTGGATTTGTTTTATTAGCTGAGTTATTTGAAGATAAGTTAAAAAAAGAATTTATTATAGAATGGTCTAAGTTTAAAAATTTAAGACATTGGTTTATTAAAAAAAGAGACAAAATTGCATCTCAAAATTCAATATATGCAAAAGCATATATTTCAAATTACTCTTTCTTTTTTAAATTTAAACTTTTAATTTGGTACTTTCTTACTCCATTGTTTTTAGTATTAAAAAAATATAAAAATAGATAA
- a CDS encoding FkbM family methyltransferase codes for MNIRHTKGWQYFRGFYYYCRNLFNTYIKSFFTNSYAQYGEDKLIEKLLTKKKDGFYIDIGANHPDRFSNTKMFYKKGWKGINVEPNPISFKKFNKRVRDINLNIGVGKDKKELDFFCFEADTLSTFSENAKNEYLNYGYKLNQTIKVKVNSLVNIFEEYNIKEIDFLSIDVEGFEMEVLRSNNWNIYKPKLIILESNGLSDSSNVIYEHIDFLRPYGYELKYFNGLNSFFVKNNE; via the coding sequence ATGAATATTAGACATACAAAAGGTTGGCAATATTTTAGAGGTTTTTATTATTATTGTAGAAATCTTTTTAATACTTACATAAAATCATTTTTTACAAATTCGTATGCTCAATATGGTGAAGATAAACTTATTGAAAAACTATTAACTAAAAAAAAAGATGGATTTTATATTGATATTGGAGCAAATCATCCAGATAGATTTAGTAATACTAAAATGTTTTATAAAAAGGGCTGGAAAGGAATTAATGTTGAACCAAATCCAATTTCATTTAAAAAATTTAATAAAAGAGTAAGAGATATAAATCTTAATATTGGAGTAGGGAAAGATAAAAAAGAATTAGATTTTTTTTGTTTTGAAGCAGACACATTATCAACATTCTCTGAAAATGCCAAAAATGAGTATCTAAATTATGGATATAAATTGAATCAAACAATAAAAGTTAAGGTTAATAGTTTAGTAAATATTTTTGAAGAATATAATATAAAAGAAATAGATTTTTTGTCAATTGATGTAGAAGGGTTTGAAATGGAAGTTTTGAGAAGTAATAATTGGAATATATATAAACCAAAATTAATTATTCTTGAATCAAATGGTTTAAGTGATAGTTCTAATGTAATTTATGAACATATAGATTTTTTAAGACCTTATGGGTATGAATTAAAGTATTTTAATGGCTTAAATTCATTTTTTGTTAAAAATAATGAATAA
- a CDS encoding glycosyltransferase: MKILCTFGKYQYGDKGRGINTEYFSFIPAFEKLGYEMVFFDTWDKTLFENFIDLNLALIKKVEEEKPDIIFNVQFLYEIWIETWDYIRFNFDCKTINWCTDDSWKYKEHSKFFATHFDLIVTTYEEFIPLYKKQGANAILSGWGVPVQWVEKPSLSKDCKYEVTFVGAAHGDRKEKIEELKRLGINVKCFGYGWNGGSLKAEDIPKIFNQSIISLNFANSSGENQIKARVFEVTGSGGFLLTENAKNLNNVFNNEEIIIFESLDDALVKIKYYLNNHEKRDEIVQNSFMKSSSHYAYSNRLKDIIDYVTEIDKSNLINVDMNEVIKEHKKSYLLRIIKKVLLFISGKIFDEEKSKRFARRIVYEISWRLFKEKTYKSKSIVSRMFYSE; this comes from the coding sequence ATGAAAATACTTTGTACCTTTGGAAAATATCAATATGGTGATAAAGGTAGAGGAATTAATACAGAATATTTTTCTTTTATACCTGCCTTCGAGAAATTAGGATATGAAATGGTCTTTTTTGATACATGGGATAAGACTCTTTTTGAAAACTTTATAGATTTGAATTTAGCTTTAATAAAGAAAGTTGAAGAAGAAAAACCTGATATTATTTTTAATGTTCAATTTTTATATGAAATTTGGATTGAAACATGGGATTATATAAGGTTTAATTTTGATTGTAAAACAATAAATTGGTGCACAGATGATAGTTGGAAATATAAAGAACATAGTAAGTTTTTTGCTACACATTTTGACTTGATTGTTACGACATATGAAGAATTTATTCCTTTATATAAAAAACAAGGTGCAAATGCTATTTTGAGCGGTTGGGGAGTACCCGTTCAATGGGTTGAGAAACCTTCTTTGTCAAAGGATTGTAAATATGAAGTTACTTTTGTTGGTGCTGCACATGGTGATAGAAAAGAAAAGATAGAAGAATTAAAACGATTGGGTATAAATGTTAAGTGCTTTGGATATGGCTGGAATGGTGGTTCTCTTAAAGCTGAAGATATTCCTAAAATATTTAATCAAAGTATTATTAGCTTAAACTTTGCAAATAGTAGTGGTGAAAATCAAATCAAAGCAAGAGTCTTTGAAGTAACAGGAAGTGGAGGTTTTTTATTAACAGAGAATGCTAAGAATCTTAATAATGTTTTTAATAATGAAGAAATTATAATTTTTGAAAGTTTAGATGATGCACTAGTAAAAATAAAATACTATCTTAATAATCATGAAAAGAGGGATGAAATAGTTCAAAATAGTTTTATGAAGAGTTCATCTCATTATGCTTATTCTAATAGGCTGAAGGATATAATCGATTATGTAACAGAAATTGATAAGAGTAATCTTATTAATGTAGATATGAATGAAGTAATAAAAGAACATAAAAAAAGTTATCTTTTAAGAATAATTAAAAAAGTTTTGTTATTCATTAGTGGTAAAATTTTTGATGAAGAAAAAAGTAAAAGATTTGCGAGAAGAATAGTTTATGAAATTTCATGGCGACTTTTTAAAGAAAAAACATATAAATCAAAAAGTATAGTTTCAAGGATGTTTTATAGTGAGTAA
- a CDS encoding glycosyltransferase, whose protein sequence is MSNPLVSIIMPAYNTEKYITDSINSILEQTYDNWELIIVDDCSTDFTKDIIKKFEFEDKRIKGIYLEKNGGMPSLAKNNAIPFVNGSFIAFLDSDDLWLKEKLECQVNFLMKNPDIMLCYTGGYWINKNGYIIHKFLPKYENGYLFKKMLFKYEINNQSVLIRKEALDNTIKFFNSKIIIGEDYNLFMHILAKYKCSNLKRYLIKYRIHDNAITKSKKRVSDGVLVTLKELNVFREYPLYAIITYLKAIRFKFLKKRWK, encoded by the coding sequence GTGAGTAATCCTTTGGTAAGTATAATCATGCCTGCATATAATACTGAAAAATATATAACTGATTCTATAAACTCTATTTTAGAACAAACATATGATAATTGGGAACTAATAATTGTTGATGATTGTTCTACTGATTTTACTAAGGATATAATAAAAAAGTTTGAGTTTGAAGATAAAAGAATAAAGGGCATTTATTTAGAAAAGAATGGGGGGATGCCTTCTCTTGCTAAAAATAATGCCATACCATTTGTAAATGGAAGTTTTATAGCTTTCCTAGATAGTGATGATCTTTGGTTAAAAGAAAAGCTAGAATGCCAAGTAAATTTTTTAATGAAAAATCCTGACATAATGCTCTGTTACACTGGTGGATATTGGATTAATAAAAATGGCTATATAATTCACAAATTTTTGCCAAAATATGAAAATGGATATTTATTTAAAAAAATGCTTTTTAAATATGAAATTAATAATCAATCAGTACTAATAAGGAAAGAAGCATTAGATAATACAATTAAATTTTTTAATAGTAAAATTATTATAGGAGAAGATTATAATCTTTTTATGCATATTCTTGCAAAATATAAATGTTCAAATTTAAAAAGATATTTGATAAAATACAGAATACACGATAATGCAATTACAAAGAGTAAAAAAAGAGTCTCAGATGGTGTATTGGTTACATTAAAAGAATTAAATGTGTTTAGAGAGTATCCTTTATATGCAATAATTACTTATCTTAAAGCTATACGATTTAAATTTTTAAAAAAAAGATGGAAATGA
- the rfbH gene encoding lipopolysaccharide biosynthesis protein RfbH, producing the protein MREEELKEEILNKTREYYELVHKKQQSVKFVNGESRVNYAGRVFDEKEMVNLVDSSLDFWLTYGSYSKKFENELSKFLNVRWSFLVNSGSSANLLAFYALTSPLLKERQIKRGDEVITVAAGFPTTVAPIVQYGAVPVFVDMELTHFNIDVSQLKLALSTKTKAIMIAHTLGNPFNIKAVKDFCDKHNLWLIEDNCDALGSTYEGRPTGTWGDIGTSSFYPPHHMTMGEGGATYTDNPLLKKIMLSMRDWGRDCWCESGVDNTCKSRFSQSFGSLPKGYDHKYVYSHFGFNLKATDMQAAIGVAQLEKFPLFVEKRKENFKKLYDGLKEIKEFTLVVAQPNSDPSWFGFMLTLKDDVKFSRNEIVEYLEKNNIQTRNLFAGNMLRHPLFESLEKDIEYKQIGDLKNTDKIMNDSFWIGVYPGMGDEAIRYMINIIKEYVYEY; encoded by the coding sequence GTGAGAGAAGAAGAATTAAAAGAAGAAATTTTAAATAAAACAAGAGAATATTATGAATTAGTTCATAAAAAGCAACAATCAGTTAAATTTGTAAATGGAGAATCTAGAGTTAATTATGCAGGGCGTGTATTTGATGAAAAGGAGATGGTAAACCTTGTAGATAGTTCTTTAGATTTTTGGTTGACGTATGGTAGCTATTCAAAAAAGTTTGAAAATGAATTATCAAAATTTTTAAATGTAAGATGGTCTTTTTTAGTAAATTCAGGAAGTTCTGCAAATCTTCTTGCTTTTTATGCACTTACTTCTCCTCTTCTTAAAGAAAGACAAATTAAAAGAGGAGATGAGGTTATCACTGTTGCTGCTGGATTTCCAACTACAGTTGCACCAATTGTACAATATGGGGCTGTTCCTGTATTTGTAGATATGGAACTTACCCATTTTAATATTGATGTTTCACAATTAAAATTAGCATTATCAACTAAAACAAAAGCTATTATGATAGCACATACACTAGGGAATCCCTTTAATATAAAAGCTGTAAAAGATTTTTGTGATAAGCATAACCTTTGGTTAATAGAAGATAATTGTGATGCTTTAGGTTCTACTTATGAAGGAAGACCGACTGGTACTTGGGGAGATATTGGTACAAGTAGCTTTTATCCTCCACATCATATGACAATGGGTGAAGGCGGAGCAACATACACAGATAATCCACTTCTTAAAAAGATAATGCTTTCAATGAGAGACTGGGGAAGGGATTGTTGGTGTGAGAGTGGTGTCGATAATACTTGTAAATCTAGATTTTCTCAAAGTTTTGGAAGTTTACCTAAAGGATATGATCATAAGTATGTTTATTCTCACTTTGGATTTAATCTTAAAGCAACAGATATGCAAGCAGCAATTGGTGTAGCTCAATTAGAGAAATTCCCACTATTTGTTGAAAAAAGAAAAGAGAATTTTAAAAAATTATATGATGGTTTAAAAGAGATAAAAGAGTTTACTTTGGTTGTAGCTCAGCCAAACTCAGATCCTAGTTGGTTTGGATTTATGTTAACACTAAAAGATGATGTAAAATTTAGTAGAAATGAGATAGTTGAATATTTAGAAAAGAATAATATTCAAACAAGAAATCTTTTTGCAGGAAATATGCTAAGACATCCTTTATTTGAATCTTTAGAAAAAGATATAGAGTATAAACAAATTGGAGATTTAAAAAATACAGATAAAATAATGAATGACAGTTTTTGGATAGGTGTATATCCTGGAATGGGTGATGAAGCAATAAGATATATGATAAATATAATTAAGGAGTATGTGTATGAATATTAG
- a CDS encoding NAD-dependent epimerase/dehydratase family protein, translated as MNIFITGSNGFLGRHLKEYFQNNYFFYKLYIPSSIELDLYDEESVDKYILNNKIDIIIHLANRGGDRNSIDMKNATEYNLRIFYNIAKHEKNVKKIISFGSGAEYGKHKPIVAAKEDDYLKIQPLDEYGFYKSITSKYIEKSEKIVQLRIFGAYGEYENYKFKFISNAIVKNLFHLPIIINKNVYFDYIYIDDLVKIIDWFIHNENKEKIYNVTTGKKTDLLTLANLVNATSTFTSEVKVLNDDLNNEYTSNNDRLIKEIKELTFTSHKDAITKMRGYFSYNLENLDKNTIINDPYLKKIENMWKGK; from the coding sequence ATGAATATTTTTATTACTGGTTCAAATGGTTTTCTAGGGAGACATTTAAAAGAATATTTTCAAAATAATTATTTTTTTTATAAATTATATATTCCATCAAGTATAGAACTTGATTTATACGATGAAGAGAGTGTTGATAAGTATATTTTGAATAATAAGATTGATATTATAATTCATCTAGCAAATCGCGGTGGGGATAGAAATAGCATTGATATGAAAAATGCAACAGAGTATAATCTTCGTATATTTTATAATATTGCAAAGCATGAGAAGAATGTAAAAAAGATAATATCATTTGGTAGTGGGGCTGAGTACGGAAAACATAAACCTATAGTTGCTGCAAAAGAAGATGATTATTTGAAAATTCAGCCTTTAGATGAATATGGGTTTTATAAATCGATTACATCAAAGTATATTGAAAAATCTGAAAAAATAGTTCAGCTTAGAATATTTGGTGCTTATGGTGAATATGAAAACTATAAATTTAAGTTTATATCTAATGCTATAGTTAAGAATTTATTTCATCTTCCAATCATAATAAATAAAAATGTTTATTTTGATTATATTTATATAGATGATTTAGTGAAAATAATAGATTGGTTTATTCACAATGAAAACAAAGAAAAAATATATAATGTGACAACGGGCAAAAAAACTGATTTATTAACCTTAGCAAATTTAGTTAATGCAACAAGTACTTTCACATCAGAAGTAAAAGTTTTGAATGATGATTTAAATAATGAATATACATCTAATAATGATAGGTTAATAAAAGAAATAAAAGAGTTAACTTTTACATCTCATAAAGATGCTATAACAAAGATGAGAGGGTATTTTAGTTATAATCTTGAGAATTTGGACAAAAATACGATAATTAATGACCCATATCTTAAAAAAATAGAAAATATGTGGAAAGGAAAATGA